ACAATCTGACCAAGTCGGCGGGGTTGATACCCGCGGCTCTCACCCGAATCTGCACTTGCCCGGCTTGCACTTGCGGATCGGGAGCATCTTCCAATCGCAACTGTTCTGGTCCGCCCACTTGATGGGCTCGCATCGCTTTCATCGTCGTATCCTCCTTATTATTGTTCTGTAGTTAATAGCCTTTTTGTTTATCCACGACCATATCCGGCAGCTCGCAGCGTAGGAACTTCATAACTCACCTTACGCGGTAACTTGACCAGTTGTTAACGTACGCAAGGTAGAGAAAGCGGTAGGCAGCGCATTGAGATAGAGTTTCGACTTCAAAGCAAAATGATTGAGCTGAGTCCGCATTTTCAACCGCTCCAATTTGATAAAGCCACACAAGGCGGCAAAGAAGTGATTGGTTTGCGTGGGGACGGTTGGGGGGGGCGACTTGGCTAACGAGACGGTCTGCTTGAGCGACTTCTGATAACATTCCCCCCCCCACCGTTTGTGAGAGGGCGTGGTGAGGGCATCGAAGGACAAGGTGGTATCACTGGAGACCAGAGAGCGCCTGCCGCTGCTGCCGTCCTCGTTTGTGACGATGTGCTTGACCAGCACGAGCGGAAAGTCCACGCCTTCGAGATAGATTTCCCCTGTGGCCTGCGCTTCCAGTTCCAGGGTGTCCACTCTGCCAGAGCGGCCCTGCTGCTTGTCGGCTTGACTCAAGGCCACTTTGCGATTGGTCGTGAGGGGACAAATCAAGTCCCGCTGTTGTTCCTGTTTGATAAAGACCATCGTCTCTGCCGAAGCGCACCAGACATCGAATAAGACAAAGCGAAAGGGAACCCGACTGCGCACCGCGTGTTTGAGCAGCTCCTGACACACCGTATTCTTGGACACCGCCCTCCGCCGCTTCTCTTTCTGCGTCTTGGGGGCGGTATACGGCTCGGTCTTGGCTACCACGTGGAAGCCTACCGGGACACTCCCCCCGTGGCTGCTATACAAGGCCGTCAGGAAATTGATCCCTTTGAGCATCCGGTCTTTGGAATGATCATAGGGCCAACAGACAATAGCGTTCTCGTCGGTATACGGCTTCTCCTCAATCGAGTCGTCCAGGATCAACACCCCTTCGGCAGATTGTATCTCCCGGACAAAGGCTTTGACGGTCCGCCACAGATCGCTCGCCGTTTTCCGCGTACCGGCTAAGGACCGGGTTACTTGATCGTGGCTGACTTCCCCCTC
This DNA window, taken from Deltaproteobacteria bacterium, encodes the following:
- a CDS encoding transposase, with translation METQQIADLYSDDLLASFGATTATGLSELLEGEVSHDQVTRSLAGTRKTASDLWRTVKAFVREIQSAEGVLILDDSIEEKPYTDENAIVCWPYDHSKDRMLKGINFLTALYSSHGGSVPVGFHVVAKTEPYTAPKTQKEKRRRAVSKNTVCQELLKHAVRSRVPFRFVLFDVWCASAETMVFIKQEQQRDLICPLTTNRKVALSQADKQQGRSGRVDTLELEAQATGEIYLEGVDFPLVLVKHIVTNEDGSSGRRSLVSSDTTLSFDALTTPSHKRWGGECYQKSLKQTVSLAKSPPPTVPTQTNHFFAALCGFIKLERLKMRTQLNHFALKSKLYLNALPTAFSTLRTLTTGQVTA